Proteins encoded by one window of Mobula hypostoma chromosome 21, sMobHyp1.1, whole genome shotgun sequence:
- the prdm12b gene encoding PR domain zinc finger protein 12b, translated as MGSVLPSEALTLKAGFKPHGFSLAEIITSDILHSFLYGRWRNVLGEQLFEEKSSSGQKTAFTAEALAQSFTGEVQKLSSLVLPSEVIIAQSSIPGEGLGIFSKTWIKPGTEMGPFTGRMISPEHVDLFKNNNLMWEVFNDDGTVRYFIDASQEDHRSWMTYIKCARNEQEQNLEVVQIGNNIFYKATETVPPDQELLVWYGNTQNTFLGIPGVPGMEEEHRKKNKDDDQNAGDGSGGNNVGRMRCVICYRGFNSRSNLRSHMRIHTLDKPFICRFCNRRFSQSSTLRNHVRLHTGERPYKCQVCQSAYSQLAGLRAHQKSARHRPSPGSLQPHSPPLAGPHSATLTHRIPTMVL; from the exons ATGGGTTCTGTCCTACCGTCTGAAGCGCTGACGCTCAAAGCTGGGTTCAAGCCCCACGGTTTCTCGCTGGCGGAGATAATCACTTCGGACATCCTTCACAGCTTCTTGTACGGCCGCTGGAGGAACGTCCTGGGAGAGCAACTTTTCGAGGAGAAGAGCAGTTCCGGGCAGAAAACCGCCTTCACCGCGGAGGCGCTAGCTCAGTCCTTCACTGGAG AGGTTCAGAAGTTGTCGAGCCTGGTGCTTCCGTCTGAAGTGATCATCGCTCAGAGCTCGATCCCCGGGGAGGGGCTCGGCATCTTCTCCAAGACTTGGATTAAACCCGGTACCGAAATGGGACCGTTCACCGGCAGAATGATCTCCCCGGAACACGTGGATCTGTTCAAGAACAACAACCTGATGTGGGAG GTTTTCAATGACGATGGCACGGTGCGGTACTTCATAGACGCCAGTCAGGAGGACCACCGCAGCTGGATGACCTACATCAAATGCGCCAGGAACGAACAGGAACAGAATCTGGAAGTGGTTCAGATCGGGAACAACATCTTCTACAAAGCCACCGAG ACAGTACCTCCGGATCAGGAGCTGCTGGTGTGGTATGGGAATACACAGAACACATTCCTTGGAATCCCAGGGGTCCCAGGGATGGAGGAAGAACACAGGAAAAAGAACAAAGATG ACGACCAGAATGCGGGGGACGGCTCCGGCGGGAACAACGTGGGGCGGATGCGGTGCGTGATTTGCTACCGAGGCTTCAACTCCCGCAGCAACCTCCGCTCCCACATGCGCATCCACACCCTGGACAAGCCCTTCATCTGTCGCTTCTGCAACCGCCGGTTCAGCcagtcctccaccctgaggaacCACGTCCGCCTGCACACGGGCGAGCGGCCCTACAAGTGCCAGGTGTGTCAGAGCGCCTATTCGCAGCTGGCCGGACTCCGAGCTCACCAGAAGAGCGCCAGGCACCGGCCCTCCCCCGGTTCCCTGCAGCCGCACTCGCCGCCGCTGGCGGGGCCGCACTCGGCCACTCTGACACACCGCATCCCCACCATGGTGTTGTGA